CGAACGGCAGGCCGGCATAACGACAAAATGTTCCTTGCCGCGGAGGGCAAGGCAGAACCGTACGAAGACATGGTGCTGAGACTGCGACACACAGCGTTCGGACTCTTTTTGGCGACGGGGGATGTTTTCTGCTCCGAAGCATCTCTCTCGGGCCTTGTTCGGGGAAACATAACGCCGGCGGAACCGCCGCCCTATGCCATTGCCCCTCcaattttttcttcttccccgcGACGGGACTTCAATTTATTCTTCATTTGTCCCGTGCGGATTTAGTCGTCAGGATGTCTACTCAGCTTACTTTGGCCTCGCAGGCCAACCAGGCCGAGTTGCTTCCGGTGCTTCTCGTTGCTACCTCCGTCAATGCCGCTCGCCCCAGCCCGGTGATTGCGATCAACTACGAGAATACAGCTCTTCTGCACGAGGGAGAAAAGGCCGTTGTGCAATTTACCGGTGCCAGTGGCTCTCCCGTCTATGGTACTGAGaaggccatccaggagctGCGTGCTAATTTCCCATTCCTCAACAGCAAGGATGAGAAAATCGTGAGTCACGCCTCCCCCAGTCTGAACAGCGCATTTGTCTGACTCTCCACTCTACGATAGGAGAACCAATGGCTCTCGCAGCTCGCCTCTTTCACCGTCCTTGATTTCAAGGCCGTCGAACCTCTGCTCCAGAAACTTGATGCCTATCTCATGCTCCGATCTTTCGTCGTCGGCTACGCACTCTCTACTGCTGACATCGCGCTCTGGGGTGCCCTCCGAGGAAACCGGGTCGCCATTTCTGCTATCAAGAAGGGAACGCTCGTGAATCTGACCCGGTGGTTCCGCTTTTTGGAGGAGCTTTGCCCTTGGGCCAGCACGGCTCTTGAGGGCTTGACCGCGGCagccaaggagaagaagggtaaGAGCAGCCAGGGCGCTAACTACGACATTGGCCTCCAGAACACCGATAAGGGAGTTGTGACCCGTTTCCCTCCCGAGCCCTCCGGATATCTCCACATCGGTCACGCGAAGGCAGCCCTTCTCAATGACTACTTTGCCCACGAAAAGTATGCCGGAACCCTCCTTGTTCGTTTCGATGACACCAACCCCTCCAACGAGAAGTTGGAGTTCCAGGATGCCATCATTGAGGACCTTGCGCTCATGGGTATCAAGCCCGACAAGATGAGCTACACCAGTGACTACTTTGACGAGCTGTACCAATACGCTCTTCAGATTATCCGGGAAGGAAACGCATATGCCGACGATACTGATAAGGAGACAATGGCCGCCCAGAGATTTGACGGTCTGCCCAGTAAGCGTCGTGATGCCTCGGTTGAAGAGAACCTTGCTCGCTTCGAGGACATGAAGAACGGCACTCCCGAAGGCATCAAGTGGTGTATCCGTGCCAAGATGTCCGTTGACAACCCTAACAAGGCCATGCGTGATCCTGTCATTTACCGCTGCAACCCTGCGGAACACCACCGCACTGGTCCCAAATGGAAGATCTATCCCACCTACGACTTTGCCTGTCCCATTGTGGACTCTCTTGAGGGAGTTACGCATGCTCTGAGAACTATCGAGTACCGGGACAGAAACCCTCAGTACCAATGGATGATCGATGCTCTTAAGCTCCGTACTGTTCATATCTGGGACTTTGCTCGCATGAACTTCGTCCGGACATTGCTCTCTAAGAGAAAGCTCACCAAGCTTGTCGATCAGGGCGTCGTTTGGGGATGGGATGACCCTCGTTTCCCCACCATCCGTGGTATCCGCAGACGTGGTATGACCGTTCCGGCTCTTAGAGAGTTCATCTTGAGGCAGGGACCCAGCAAGAACATCATTAACCTTGACTGGACCCTTTTCTGGGCTACCAACAAGAAGTACATCGACCCGGTTGCACCGCGCCACACTGCTGTTCTGAAGAAGGATGCCGTCAAGGCCATTGTCAAGGGTGCCTCCGATGCTCCTTTCACTGAGGAAAAGCAGAAGCACGCCAAGAACGCTGCTGTTGGTACCAAGAAGGTTGTCTACAGCAACTCGATCCTTTTTGAGCAGGAAGACGCCAAGACCTTCAAGCAGGATGAGGAGATCACGGTCATGAACTGGGGTAATGCCTTCGTCCGCAAGATTGAGACCGACTCTACTTCTGGTCTTGTCACTGGACTTGAGCTCGAGCTACACCTGGAGGGCGATGTCAAGAAGACCGAGAAGAAGGTTACTTGGTTGTCCACTGATCAGGAACTGGTCCCTGTCGAATTGGTGGACTTTGACTACCTTCTCAACAAGGACGCCATGCAGGAGGAGGACAAGCTGGAGGATATCCTCAACCCCAAGACTGAGTTCCGCGAGAACGCCGTTGCTGACTGCAATGTCGCCGAGCTGAAAGAGGGTGACATTATCCAATTTGACCGCAAGGGCTACTACCGTGTTGACCAAGCCTACTCACCGGGCAAGCCGGCTGTTCTGTTCAACATCCCTACCGGCAAGACTGGGAAATAAAATGAGTTAAATGAGCAGATGCTACCGATGATTGATGAGGATATACGAACGTCAGAACGAGACATCTCACTCCATATgtaaaaatatatatattcatGGGTTGGTATCGTGTCGGTTCAAGGTTACATTATATCGGGCTTTTAGTAGGGATACTCCATCTCGCAATCCATCAGATGCCGTTCCCCATACTTGGGCCCGTCTGCTCTAGCGAAATATACACGTAGCAGGGCCGTCTGATCGTTCGGATCACAGCGGAGGCTCGTTGTGAAATGTAGTAGTCCCAACACTTCATAACTCTATCATAACGAGGTGTTTCAAGCCTTCTCAGCATCAGATCCATGACGTCTACGAGCGGTGGACAACTGTTATGGGCTATCCGGAAAGGAAAGTGGTGAGAGTCGAAGCAACCCTCCGTTTTTGTGCTTCTACACCAATCGATGACGAGAAAGCAACAATATGAGAAACCAATTCAGAGCTACAATTCATTCAGGAACCTCTTAACAACCACTTAAATGTGGGTTAAAGGGCGGTTGTATCTTCCGATGTGGTCCCGTGACCGCGGAGGCCCGGATCTCCCGGCCCGCTCAACGCCAACGTCCCACGGACCACATTCTAATCCCAGCATGCCAATGACACCTGCAACCACCAATTCCTCACACTGAACCACGTTTAGCGTTACATGACTTGCTTCTCCTCGTCCGTCGTCTCCTGTTAGCCTGTCCACGGTTTCTTTCGGGGATCCTGCCGATGGGTAGCCCATGCCCATACCGCGGGTCTTACAAAGTCAATTGGACCAGTATGGATATCTCCGGAACGAATGGATGAATGCAAAAAGGGATGACGGTTCATGCAAGGTCATGAAATGGCCCAACAATATATTCTACGTCATGACACTGTAGAACTCGAGAGAGTCACTGGCTTTCCGGAGTCCCGGGAAGCACAAGAAACGCAGCGACATGCGCACCAAGCAacctgttttcttttgtatACCCAGCCTTGCCGGGAGCTTCCTAGTCTCAACGTCAGCATGATAGTCTGATAGGATGAAACGCATTGGCTCCGGGTAACGATTGAATTCAGGGTCGTTGCCCTGTAACTTCTAATAGCGAGACGGCAGCTTTCTGTTCCTGTTTTTCACCGGGTGGTCATAATATCGTAAGGAAAGTCTTTTCCACCCAACGATCGTTTTTgaatttctcttctttctctctttctttcttttttcccttctctttGCTTAATCCTTTCCCGCCCCTTTTGTCGTCAGAGTGTGTCTGGCAGAGTGCAGTGCAGTGCAGCAGAGTGTATCGAACGAAGCAGCCAGCCTGAACTATCCTGCTGTCGCTGCAAGTAATCAAAAAGAGACAAGGATGGCCCAGCAAGGCAGCTCAGGCGGTGACATCGAGCGCGGAGACGCCCCCAGACGGGTCTCCGAAGCTCCCTCGAGGCGTATCTCGCGAGCATCCATCAAGGAGGACTGGGGCCAGCTCGACGAGTATGGCAAGCTTGTCAAGTACGTCTCGACCTACCGCGAGGCGGGTGAAGGAGGCGGGCACGCGGCCGATGAGGAGGAAATTGAAAGGAGGCTGTGGTACGCTCCTTGGAAGAAGCGAAAGCTGCTTGTTAGGAAGACGGGTGATACGGCGGGCCAGTTTCCTGATGAATGGCATATTACGGATATTCGGGAGGGTTTGCCTAGTAGTGAAGTTCCGAATCGGCGTCGGCGAGCGGGATGGAACGAGTTGGTTTCTGAGAAGCAGAATCCGATTGCTCAGATCCTGTCTTACTTCAGAGGTCCTATTCTCTACGGTATGTTGTTGCATTCTACTAGCCTTCTGGGTTGGGATGTCTCTAACTTGTTCTCCAGTCATGGAATTGGCCGTTCTGCTTGCCGGTGGTTTGGAAGACTGGATTGATTTTGGTGTCATTATCGGTATCTTGTGTTTGAATGCTTCTGTTGGTTGGTACCAAGAGAAGCAAGCTGCAGACGTTGTCGCCAGTCTTAAGGGAGATATTGCCATGAGATCCTTGGTAGTCCGTGACGGCAACGAACAGGAAATCCTTGCTCGAGAGCTCGTGCCTGGTGACGTGGTATGTAGTAACCCTAGA
The sequence above is a segment of the Aspergillus chevalieri M1 DNA, chromosome 6, nearly complete sequence genome. Coding sequences within it:
- a CDS encoding glutamate--tRNA ligase GUS1 (COG:J;~EggNog:ENOG410PHA7;~InterPro:IPR020056,IPR000924,IPR020059,IPR020058, IPR001412,IPR014729,IPR004526,IPR011035,IPR036282;~PFAM:PF03950,PF00749;~go_component: GO:0005737 - cytoplasm [Evidence IEA];~go_function: GO:0000166 - nucleotide binding [Evidence IEA];~go_function: GO:0004812 - aminoacyl-tRNA ligase activity [Evidence IEA];~go_function: GO:0004818 - glutamate-tRNA ligase activity [Evidence IEA];~go_function: GO:0005524 - ATP binding [Evidence IEA];~go_process: GO:0006412 - translation [Evidence IEA];~go_process: GO:0006418 - tRNA aminoacylation for protein translation [Evidence IEA];~go_process: GO:0006424 - glutamyl-tRNA aminoacylation [Evidence IEA];~go_process: GO:0043039 - tRNA aminoacylation [Evidence IEA]), translated to MSTQLTLASQANQAELLPVLLVATSVNAARPSPVIAINYENTALLHEGEKAVVQFTGASGSPVYGTEKAIQELRANFPFLNSKDEKIENQWLSQLASFTVLDFKAVEPLLQKLDAYLMLRSFVVGYALSTADIALWGALRGNRVAISAIKKGTLVNLTRWFRFLEELCPWASTALEGLTAAAKEKKGKSSQGANYDIGLQNTDKGVVTRFPPEPSGYLHIGHAKAALLNDYFAHEKYAGTLLVRFDDTNPSNEKLEFQDAIIEDLALMGIKPDKMSYTSDYFDELYQYALQIIREGNAYADDTDKETMAAQRFDGLPSKRRDASVEENLARFEDMKNGTPEGIKWCIRAKMSVDNPNKAMRDPVIYRCNPAEHHRTGPKWKIYPTYDFACPIVDSLEGVTHALRTIEYRDRNPQYQWMIDALKLRTVHIWDFARMNFVRTLLSKRKLTKLVDQGVVWGWDDPRFPTIRGIRRRGMTVPALREFILRQGPSKNIINLDWTLFWATNKKYIDPVAPRHTAVLKKDAVKAIVKGASDAPFTEEKQKHAKNAAVGTKKVVYSNSILFEQEDAKTFKQDEEITVMNWGNAFVRKIETDSTSGLVTGLELELHLEGDVKKTEKKVTWLSTDQELVPVELVDFDYLLNKDAMQEEDKLEDILNPKTEFRENAVADCNVAELKEGDIIQFDRKGYYRVDQAYSPGKPAVLFNIPTGKTGK